A window of the Arachis duranensis cultivar V14167 chromosome 5, aradu.V14167.gnm2.J7QH, whole genome shotgun sequence genome harbors these coding sequences:
- the LOC107487462 gene encoding F-box/kelch-repeat protein At3g23880-like yields MRRGPIPDDDDDAVPRKGKVVTTTGGWPELLRCVTTKPPPILLDELIAEILLRIPARSLLRLRNSVCSSWRTLISSSQFAKDHLRRSMAVDPALTHPLIAYFARACEYPKIGVFSVRSVMENPPQEPTKVVSYEGRRYRIIIGSCNGLLCLHDEERGEDGFIISRRAMLWNPCTGFTSQPLEIAGVLSICGFGYDHVNDKYKLLAVVRKKSGEPVTTRMFTFGPNSTWRTIQDFPHNYFDFHSGKYLERLAGLYLSGTGTLNWLLYSYSSFVKVISLDLVKETYSQFSLPSRDSHDNLWMEPKLGILRDCLAVCYETKKTHWTVWFMKDYGVPQSWTKLTTIPHHPLLVHSPSCVALQPIYMLKDVLLAIAPSGKFVLCNLKDGSIDLPNINSSSDGMPRLLPLTQHASPRVFQLYHESLVSPSHFGLPSCSSEMRLIKPSL; encoded by the coding sequence ATGAGGAGGGGTCCGattcctgatgatgatgatgatgctgttCCGAGGAAGGGGAAGGTTGTCACAACCACCGGGGGGTGGCCGGAACTGCTCCGCTGTGTCACGACAAAACCACCACCTATCCTTCTGGACGAGCTCATAGCGGAAATCCTGCTGAGGATACCGGCGAGGTCTCTCCTTCGATTAAGGAACAGCGTCTGCAGTTCATGGAGAACCCTAATTTCCAGTTCCCAATTTGCCAAGGACCACCTTCGACGTTCAATGGCGGTGGATCCAGCCTTGACCCACCCACTTATTGCCTATTTTGCCCGAGCCTGCGAATACCCCAAAATCGGAGTGTTCTCCGTACGATCTGTGATGGAGAACCCTCCCCAGGAACCCACTAAAGTAGTTTCCTATGAGGGACGACGCTACCGCATCATCATTGGCTCTTGCAATGGATTGCTGTGCTTGCACGATGAAGAGCGCGGCGAGGATGGATTCATAATAAGCCGTCGTGCCATGCTGTGGAACCCCTGCACCGGATTCACTTCTCAGCCGCTTGAAATTGCAGGTGTCCTCTCCATTTGCGGATTCGGTTATGATCATGTCAATGACAAGTATAAGCTCTTGGCTGTTGTGAGAAAGAAATCAGGCGAACCCGTCACCACCAGAATGTTTACATTCGGCCCAAATTCTACCTGGAGAACAATCCAGGATTTCCCCCATAATTATTTTGACTTTCATTCCGGGAAATATCTGGAGCGTCTTGCAGGGCTTTATTTAAGTGGCACTGGCACTCTTAATTGGCTTCTTTACAGCTATAGTAGTTTTGTGAAGGTTATTTCCCTTGACTTGGTCAAAGAGACTTATAGTCAGTTTTCCCTTCCCAGCAGGGATTCACATGATAATCTCTGGATGGAACCCAAATTGGGTATCTTGAGGGATTGTCTTGCTGTTTGTTATGAGACTAAGAAAACTCATTGGACTGTCTGGTTCATGAAGGACTATGGAGTTCCTCAGTCTTGGACTAAATTGACCACAATCCCCCACCACCCGCTACTCGTTCATAGTCCCTCATGCGTTGCATTACAGCCTATATACATGTTGAAAGATGTTCTCCTTGCAATTGCTCCGAGTGGCAAGTTTGTTTTATGTAACTTAAAAGATGGCAGCATAGATCTTCCTAATATTAACAGCTCCAGTGATGGCATGCCCAGACTTCTTCCTTTAACTCAGCACGCATCTCCAAGGGTCTTTCAACTCTATCATGAAAGCTTAGTTTCGCCCTCGCACTTTGGTCTTCCAAGTTGCTCATCTGAGATGCGGTTAATTAAGCCAAGCCTATAA